TGCTAGAACCGCTGTTCCGCTGCAACTTGGCCTGTCCCGGTTGTGGCAAAATCCAGCACCCGACGGAAATCCTGAAGCAAAACCTCAGCCCTGAGGAGTGCTTTAAGGCTGCTGAAGAATGTGGCGCTCCGGTGGTTTCCATCCCTGGGGGTGAACCCCTTCTCCATCCCCAAATTGATGAAATCGTCACAGGCTTAGTGGCCCGCAAGAAATTTGTCTACCTGTGCAGCAACGCCATTCTCTTGGAAAAGAGCCTGCACAAATTCAAGCCTTCCCCCTACCTCACCCTCAGCATCCACTTGGATGGTTTAGGGGAAAAGCATGATGAATGCGTCGATCGCAAGGGTGTGTTTGACACCGCCGTTAAAGCCATCAAAGCAGCCAAGGCCCAGGGGTTCCGGGTTACCACCAATACCACGGTGTTCGAGGGTACGGATCCCAAGGAAATGCAGGACTTCTTTGACTTCTCCACCAATGAGCTGAAGGTGGACGGCATGATGGTGTCCCCTGGCTATAGCTATGAGTGGGCACCGGACCAAGACCATTTCCTCAAGCGGGAACAAACCAGCGCCCTCTTCCGGGCGATTTTGGCTCCCTACCGCAACGGTAGCAAGAAGTGGAACTTCAACCACAGCCCCCTGTTCATGGACTTCCTCATGGGCCAGAAGGATTACGAGTGTACGCCCTGGGGCAGCCCCAGCTATAACGTTCTCGGGTGGCAGAAGCCCTGTTATCTGCTCAATGAGGGCCATTACAAGTCCTTCCAGGAACTGCTGGATCAGACGGATTGGGATCAGTATGGCCGCAAGAGTGGCAAGCCCCAATGCCAAGATTGCATGGTTCACTGTGGTTTTGAACCGACGGCGGCGATGGATTCCATGGAACCGGGCAACATCGGTCGATCGGTGGGTTCTCTGATCGGTATGTCTTAGGGCCACGGCAGTCGGGCGCGTAGCTTACGGCTATGCGCCCCAAGTCAAATCCACCCCTAGCCCCGACCCGGTGGGGAACAAGATCCCATGGATACACCCTAGGCGATCTTCAGCGGGATGGGGTTTTAGCTTTGGGCCGATCGCCCCAGAAACATTGTAAAAATGCCCGCCAACACTAACCCCACCCCCATCCAACTGGTGAAGGATATTTTTTCCTTGAAAATCAACAGTCCAGCGGTGACGGTGGCGATCGTCGTAATCCCAATAATGATGGGATAGACCAGGGATAGGTTTAATCGCCCCAGCAAGCCAATGTAAACAATGGAACTGACACCATAGGTAAATAGCCCTCCGATGACATAGGGATTGATGGGGCTTTGATCGGCCCCGAATTTCAACAGAACCTGGGCGGATGTGTTGAGGACAGCACTAAACAGAATGAGAACCAGGGTCACAACAGTTTGCAGCATCGATCGGGGTCACAGAACAGAATAAACAATCACCACAGGTTAGAGTACGGGAATGAGGGGACCGAGGCATATAGCCATCCTCAATCCTGAACGAACTTCTTATTCCCCTCTCCCCCCTGAGAAGCAGAGCTAGGGGTGAGGGTCTGTCATCCGGGCGGGTGTGATGTCACCCTCACTAAATCTTTAAGATCTTCTTCCAAAGGATTCCCCAGCGATCGGGCTACCCTGTGGATTAACAGGAGAAATTATTCCCCCGTACTCTGGTGGGCGGGGTTAGTGTCCATTGCCTAAAAGTAGTAAAAAAACCTGTCATGCTACGGGCAATCGGCTGAACTCTTGTCTAGGAATCTTAACATCAGCCTACGGAGAATGCAGTAATACCCACGCAAATTTATGGCAAAGCAAAACTTCGGTCTCATTGGTCTGGCGGTCATGGGGGAAAACTTGGCCCTCAACGTGGAGCGCAACGGCTTTGCCGTCTCGGTGTTTAATCGATCGACGGATAAGGTGGATGCCTTCATGGAGGGACGGGCCAAAGGTAAAAACTTCTTTGGTGCCCACTCCATCGAAGAATTTGTGGACTCCCTGGAACAACCGCGCCGGATTCTGGTGATGGTTAAGGCCGGTGGACCCGTGGATGCCGTCATCGAGCAGCTCAAGCCCCTGTTGGCTCCGGGAGATATGATCATTGATGGAGGCAACTCCCTCTACACCGACACCGAGCGCCGGGTGCAAGACCTGGAGAGCCTGGGCTTCCGCTTCATTGGCATGGGGGTCAGCGGGGGCGAGGAAGGTGCCCTCAACGGTCCCAGCCTGATGCCGGGGGGAACCGAAGCGGCCTACCGAGAAATTGAGCCGATCGTCACCAAAATTGCCGCCCAGGTGGATGATGGTCCCTGTGTCACCTACATCGGTTCTGGGGGATCCGGCCACTATGTCAAAATGGTGCACAACGGCATTGAGTATGGCGATATGCAGCTCATTGCCGAAGCCTATGATCTGCTCCAGGCGGGGGCCGGGTTGGATCACAACCAACTCCATGAGGTGTTCAAGGACTGGAACCAAACCGATGAACTGAACTCTTTCCTGGTGGAGATCACCACGGATATTTTCAAAAAACTGGATCCCGACACGGGCGGTCCCTTGGTGGAGCTAATTCGCGATGCCGCAGGCCAGAAGGGCACCGGACGCTGGACCGTGATCAGTGCCCTGGAATTGGGGGTTTCCATTCCCACCATCACCGCTGCGGTCAATGCTCGCATTATGTCTGGACTCAAGGAAGAGCGGGTGGCAGCGGCCCAGGCACTGACCGGTCCCACGGATTCCTACGAGGGCGATCGCCAAACCTTCGTCAACCAGGTGCGAGATGCCCTCTATTGCTCCAAAATCTGCTCCTATGCCCAGGGTATGGCCCTGATTGCAGCAGCGTCCAAGGAATATGGCTATAACCTGGATCTGGGGGAAACAGCCCGTATTTGGAAGGGTGGCTGCATTATTCGCGCCGGTTTCCTCAATAAAATCAAGAAAGCCTTTGATGAAAATCCCGGCTTGCCCAACCTGCTGCTAGCCCCAGAGTTTAAGCAGACGATCCTCGATCGCCAGGATGCATGGCGCACCGTGGTGGCCACTGCCGCCAAGTTGGGTCTGCCTGTGCCCGCCTTCAGTGCGTCGTTGGATTATTTCGATAGTTACCGCCGCGATCGCCTGCCCCAAAACCTGACCCAGGCCCAGCGGGACTATTTCGGTGCCCACACCTACGAGCGTCTGGACAAGGCCGGAACGTTCCACACGGAATGGGGATCTTAATCCGGTCACTCCATACCCTAAGGTGGGCAACCTAAGGCGGCGGTTGGGGTGGCGATCGGGTCTC
This region of Prochlorothrix hollandica PCC 9006 = CALU 1027 genomic DNA includes:
- the hpnH gene encoding adenosyl-hopene transferase HpnH; translated protein: MAIHWLQAFEVGKYLVSQRLSGRKRFPLVLMLEPLFRCNLACPGCGKIQHPTEILKQNLSPEECFKAAEECGAPVVSIPGGEPLLHPQIDEIVTGLVARKKFVYLCSNAILLEKSLHKFKPSPYLTLSIHLDGLGEKHDECVDRKGVFDTAVKAIKAAKAQGFRVTTNTTVFEGTDPKEMQDFFDFSTNELKVDGMMVSPGYSYEWAPDQDHFLKREQTSALFRAILAPYRNGSKKWNFNHSPLFMDFLMGQKDYECTPWGSPSYNVLGWQKPCYLLNEGHYKSFQELLDQTDWDQYGRKSGKPQCQDCMVHCGFEPTAAMDSMEPGNIGRSVGSLIGMS
- a CDS encoding SMR family transporter, with amino-acid sequence MLQTVVTLVLILFSAVLNTSAQVLLKFGADQSPINPYVIGGLFTYGVSSIVYIGLLGRLNLSLVYPIIIGITTIATVTAGLLIFKEKISFTSWMGVGLVLAGIFTMFLGRSAQS
- the gndA gene encoding NADP-dependent phosphogluconate dehydrogenase — encoded protein: MAKQNFGLIGLAVMGENLALNVERNGFAVSVFNRSTDKVDAFMEGRAKGKNFFGAHSIEEFVDSLEQPRRILVMVKAGGPVDAVIEQLKPLLAPGDMIIDGGNSLYTDTERRVQDLESLGFRFIGMGVSGGEEGALNGPSLMPGGTEAAYREIEPIVTKIAAQVDDGPCVTYIGSGGSGHYVKMVHNGIEYGDMQLIAEAYDLLQAGAGLDHNQLHEVFKDWNQTDELNSFLVEITTDIFKKLDPDTGGPLVELIRDAAGQKGTGRWTVISALELGVSIPTITAAVNARIMSGLKEERVAAAQALTGPTDSYEGDRQTFVNQVRDALYCSKICSYAQGMALIAAASKEYGYNLDLGETARIWKGGCIIRAGFLNKIKKAFDENPGLPNLLLAPEFKQTILDRQDAWRTVVATAAKLGLPVPAFSASLDYFDSYRRDRLPQNLTQAQRDYFGAHTYERLDKAGTFHTEWGS